The following proteins are co-located in the Acinetobacter shaoyimingii genome:
- a CDS encoding ABC transporter permease — MSYVAKELSKQNKILLSFCSFLIPVLIWCAVSYLPFIWHPQVQITEAGSVSYFQVDSRVEKAVFYSEAQNAVNQGLAPPQGKLVNPIYLPAPHEVAKALVTAFTTPPVQDNAPWFHQSLWHSIKLVFIAFFISSLIGLPLGILCGFSSKISLLTEPFVEFFRYLPAPAFGALAVAILGINDAPKIAIIVIGTLFQQILIIANTTRLVDRSLIEAGFTLGTNKIKSLFYVVIPAALPEIYRNLRVLLGWAWTYLIVAELIGSTSGITWFITQQARYQNFENVFAAILIIGLVGLICDMVLMRLGQRLFKWKAGAH; from the coding sequence ATGAGTTATGTTGCAAAAGAACTGAGCAAGCAAAATAAAATATTGCTGAGCTTTTGTTCTTTTTTAATCCCAGTTTTAATTTGGTGTGCTGTTAGTTATTTACCTTTTATCTGGCATCCACAAGTACAAATTACTGAAGCAGGCAGTGTGAGCTATTTTCAGGTCGATAGCCGTGTAGAAAAAGCGGTGTTTTATAGCGAAGCACAAAATGCAGTTAATCAAGGTTTAGCCCCACCTCAAGGGAAATTGGTCAATCCGATATACTTACCAGCACCACATGAGGTCGCAAAAGCTTTAGTCACAGCATTCACCACTCCTCCCGTTCAAGACAATGCACCGTGGTTTCACCAAAGTTTGTGGCACAGTATTAAGTTAGTTTTTATTGCTTTTTTTATCTCATCATTGATAGGTTTACCTTTAGGTATTTTGTGTGGTTTTTCGTCAAAAATTTCTTTGTTAACAGAACCTTTTGTTGAGTTTTTCCGTTACTTACCAGCGCCAGCCTTTGGTGCATTGGCTGTGGCAATCTTGGGCATTAATGATGCACCGAAAATAGCCATCATCGTCATTGGTACATTATTTCAACAAATTTTGATTATTGCCAACACCACACGACTGGTTGACAGAAGTCTCATCGAAGCAGGATTTACTTTAGGCACCAATAAAATCAAAAGTTTATTTTATGTGGTCATCCCTGCTGCATTGCCTGAAATCTATCGTAATTTACGTGTTTTATTAGGCTGGGCATGGACCTACCTCATTGTTGCTGAATTGATTGGAAGCACTTCAGGCATTACTTGGTTTATTACTCAACAAGCACGTTATCAAAATTTCGAAAATGTATTTGCCGCTATTTTAATTATCGGTTTAGTCGGTCTTATTTGTGACATGGTTTTAATGAGATTGGGTCAACGCTTATTTAAATGGAAAGCAGGAGCACACTAA
- a CDS encoding ABC transporter ATP-binding protein — MENLEFNSSEYFQKIYKRPVLLEAKNLTQTFKHGKTERTVLNALNLKIHKREFICVIGPSGCGKSTFSRVVAGLDAYSSGEILVDGKAITGPSPERGMVFQGYTLFPWKTVKENVMFGPLMKGQSQATAEAHAREWINIIGLDKYENQYPHELSGGMKQRVAIARALVNEPKILLMDEPFGALDPHTRQKMQRHLMDLWQNIDITIIFVTHDMDEAILLADRIVALKANPGEIKEIIEVNLPRPRHPDVMLTPEFKKLRQHVDQLVHADEDELDPALAELPVIPRMTQVSHCK, encoded by the coding sequence ATGGAAAATTTAGAATTTAATTCATCTGAATATTTTCAAAAAATCTATAAACGCCCTGTCCTTCTAGAGGCGAAAAATCTCACACAAACGTTTAAACATGGCAAGACTGAGCGTACGGTTTTAAATGCACTCAATTTAAAAATTCATAAACGTGAGTTTATTTGTGTGATTGGTCCATCTGGATGTGGAAAATCGACATTTAGTCGTGTGGTTGCAGGTTTAGATGCTTATAGCAGTGGTGAAATTTTGGTGGATGGCAAGGCAATTACTGGACCAAGCCCAGAGCGTGGCATGGTGTTTCAGGGTTATACCCTATTTCCATGGAAAACAGTGAAAGAAAATGTCATGTTTGGCCCCCTCATGAAAGGTCAAAGCCAAGCGACTGCTGAAGCGCATGCTAGAGAATGGATTAATATTATTGGTTTAGATAAGTATGAAAACCAATATCCACATGAACTTTCTGGCGGGATGAAACAACGCGTTGCCATTGCTCGTGCACTGGTGAATGAACCAAAAATACTGCTCATGGATGAACCTTTTGGTGCACTAGATCCGCATACTCGCCAAAAAATGCAGCGCCATTTGATGGATTTATGGCAGAACATCGATATCACCATTATTTTCGTGACTCACGATATGGACGAAGCGATTTTACTCGCAGATCGTATTGTTGCATTAAAAGCCAATCCAGGGGAAATCAAAGAAATTATAGAAGTGAATTTACCCCGACCTCGTCACCCAGATGTCATGTTAACACCTGAATTTAAAAAGTTACGTCAACATGTCGATCAATTGGTGCATGCCGATGAAGATGAATTAGATCCTGCATTGGCTGAACTACCAGTGATTCCAAGAATGACTCAAGTCAGCCATTGCAAATAA
- a CDS encoding isopenicillin N synthase family dioxygenase, translated as MQSQYVLPLVDISKMHSPNLTDRLEVAHALDQACKDVGFLYLKGTQFNFDYAQQLIELAKSYFAKDLDTKMQHYIGQSQNHSGYVPIGEEQFAGQSYDLKEAYDVNYDYLGSPTDCPLLGPTLWPEDAHFKSIVSQYYGHLRGISAQIFQAFALALNVDEHYFDEKITHAPSQLRLIHYPYHPEVQDAEGIGAHTDYECFTLLLPTAPGLQVLNKAGEWIDIPLIPDTLIMNIGDMMEILSNGKYLATKHRVKKVAEERYSFPLFCACNYDTVIEPVIHDQDSKYQALIGGEHLFNQTAQTFAYLKRRVASGELVLKNAVPLSSFGLNEQLEDA; from the coding sequence ATGCAAAGTCAATATGTACTGCCACTCGTTGATATTTCAAAAATGCATAGCCCAAATCTTACAGATCGACTTGAAGTCGCTCACGCGCTTGATCAAGCCTGTAAAGATGTTGGATTCCTCTATTTAAAAGGGACTCAATTTAATTTTGACTATGCTCAGCAGTTAATTGAGCTGGCAAAATCTTATTTTGCCAAAGACCTCGACACTAAAATGCAGCATTATATTGGTCAATCTCAGAACCATAGTGGTTACGTCCCCATTGGTGAAGAACAATTTGCTGGACAAAGCTATGATTTAAAAGAAGCTTACGATGTCAATTATGACTATTTGGGGTCTCCTACAGATTGTCCATTATTAGGACCGACTTTATGGCCTGAAGATGCGCATTTCAAAAGCATTGTCAGTCAATATTATGGTCACTTAAGAGGCATTAGCGCACAGATCTTTCAAGCATTTGCTTTGGCTTTAAATGTTGATGAACATTATTTTGATGAAAAAATTACCCATGCCCCAAGTCAATTAAGGTTGATTCATTATCCTTACCATCCTGAAGTTCAAGATGCAGAAGGTATTGGTGCGCATACTGATTATGAGTGTTTTACCTTATTGTTACCGACTGCACCCGGACTGCAAGTTCTAAATAAAGCGGGTGAATGGATTGATATTCCTTTAATTCCAGATACTTTGATCATGAACATTGGCGATATGATGGAAATTCTGTCGAATGGAAAGTACTTGGCCACAAAGCATCGAGTCAAAAAAGTTGCCGAAGAACGATATTCATTTCCATTATTCTGCGCCTGTAACTATGACACGGTAATTGAACCCGTCATTCATGATCAAGATTCAAAATACCAAGCGTTAATTGGGGGTGAACATCTATTTAATCAGACTGCACAAACTTTTGCTTACTTGAAACGTCGAGTTGCGTCGGGTGAATTGGTATTAAAAAATGCCGTGCCCTTGTCTTCTTTTGGTTTAAACGAACAATTGGAAGATGCTTGA
- a CDS encoding DMT family transporter, which translates to MSFFYLSIAIIAEVIATSALKASNGFSVLWPSLLTIVGYMIALFFLSLTLKTIPMGIAYAIWSGAGIILISTVGLIVFKQQLDVPACIGLSLMILGIIVINVFSKSTEL; encoded by the coding sequence ATGTCTTTTTTCTATTTATCCATCGCGATTATCGCTGAGGTGATTGCAACCTCAGCTTTAAAAGCATCTAATGGATTTAGTGTGCTTTGGCCTTCTTTGCTGACTATAGTCGGTTATATGATTGCGTTATTTTTTCTGTCTTTAACATTAAAAACAATTCCTATGGGAATTGCATATGCGATTTGGTCTGGTGCAGGCATCATTTTAATTTCAACTGTGGGGTTGATTGTGTTTAAACAGCAGTTAGATGTACCTGCATGTATCGGACTAAGTCTTATGATTTTAGGGATTATTGTGATTAATGTTTTTTCAAAAAGTACTGAGCTTTAA
- a CDS encoding RHS domain-containing protein, which produces MYWYQNDHLGTPSELTSNAGNIEWEAVYQAWGNTVTVEWQEIAKAQEFEAIELNELEKAYLLQPHRFQGHEQRLSTAQHEAQGCRNGFTL; this is translated from the coding sequence GTGTATTGGTATCAGAATGATCATTTGGGAACGCCAAGTGAACTGACTTCAAATGCTGGCAATATTGAATGGGAAGCGGTGTATCAGGCGTGGGGCAATACCGTTACGGTTGAATGGCAGGAGATTGCCAAGGCGCAAGAATTTGAAGCCATTGAACTGAATGAGCTTGAAAAAGCGTATTTATTACAGCCACATCGTTTCCAAGGTCATGAGCAAAGGCTGAGCACTGCTCAGCATGAAGCGCAAGGATGTAGAAACGGGTTTACACTATAA
- a CDS encoding EndoU domain-containing protein, which produces MADNLMLRKESGWMVIFTCPDVCKTPPCIPVPYPVVAFLKDSDKVQDNVKANQHPFVLHNKSCVTTTWGDQLGILKGIKSQTVGAECYPIDKSSSFRVNGKWTVRADDAFWMNGNDGVSGNTRGKVVKIPSMKEMLTKALDVLQVGLDIVGLIPGIGEIADGINAVIYLARGDYVNAALSGAAMIPFAGWAATGAKAANKTIKATKAGAKAAEAAAKIKKGANAVGAKIKGFWDKLKCPKCKPFQIIKGRPVNSIYGSKLLLGDTDTDFVLNSAFPLQWTRSYSSDSPVGTQDFSTAWYGQGWDTPYSIQIKVRPALEKIEILLPLGQVIPCPYLEPGDSHYILQYDLSIVREVVATDSLDEQEFRFRLCTGQLESATQFYEFHHQVENTSSKPEHLVLCTGNYDVLGNRIGLEYLYKDEVRQHYPSHIYDSLDRILTLDFIEIQGQVRLREIKHLQGLSELEEVNPKHTGIALAIAERIFRAEQLAQQELMDLDDFVSAKVLARYEYSKDADLIKVFVDDSAVEATQPEQFKLRLNRQFEWNNHIMTAHHVVGGVSSYYEYDEYSIKGKVTRHWINTGEEFLFKYETGYTDVISAPNTDIQQTERFYFDEYNYLTQYVNSLGQSEYYDYNNKQQLIRKTDADGGITEYQYTGANISKIRSLIEYNSTTEMPEWREVSLTWKDGRLVGITDPLGNTESTMFDVAGQPLVMTNALGHQTQIKYNPTGMAYQITDAKGGHKRLLWDMYGNLLKYQDCSGKTTQYAYDAYGRLTEVENALGHKTQFNYFAHQQQPSEIHYPDGSTEHFKYDGLERLIEYRDALGRTTRYDYSVDDLPIRRIDAAHGIVIYHYDALRRFVGLTNENGKTWTLEYDAANQLIAETTFDQVRSEYEYSPAGHLIKHRQFTDHKKVRYSTVFQRDLLGQLREQYIVDHQDLSEKKRTRYDYDVAGQLIEARNADSHVKLSYDALGQLSKEQLIAHWFNTTTKEHVKRSHSLTHLYDELGNRIETTLPDGRKLKTMYYGSGHAWNYALEDSHGIHEISSLERDDLHQEISRTQGQLASQFRLDTMGRLIEQQVHDERGRQEKRIERLYQYDKAGQLKEILDKRFVSQDHVWQRTQNYHYDVLSRLTASELSTLGKSENYIQMRERFAFDPASNILPIAHQGQDNAVQDKNNKIEDNRVRHIEQEHQTVHYQYDDLGRIIHKQIHIKDKQAFGHIRQQLSQQHVLNQFTSRQIELQWDEQNQLQSSTSVKPDGRGGQDVIHTQYCYDPFGRRIAKQSQVYKKTFFQKAPSHSQSYGNQLTAAPKKHEQLQRVHVYAIWSVWDGNRILQDHHGQHVFTTVYEADSFVPLARLLWLQDSLTVAANDATPQVDAEQFEELKQVAFKQLDGFESLNTQDLQFKIAANDAPSAQHPHQVYWYQNDHLGTPKELTSNAGNIEWEAVYQAWGNTVTVEWQEVAKAQDFEAIELNELEKAYLLQPHRFQGQIYDVETGLHYNRFRYYDPDAGRFISHDPIGLLGGDNHFQYAPNPVEWVDALGLSFIKHIFHGEINKKGKAVGFHHQGSIGHNGKARIVSIISPPNGQGFFKAKVEIFNSKTGQWVSKIAPSTFFPDSWSRKKVLDEINSAFSSCGNVGKSEKWSGVSSTGTRIDGYTDKFGNIATAFPKL; this is translated from the coding sequence ATGGCTGATAATTTGATGTTACGGAAAGAGTCTGGATGGATGGTGATTTTTACCTGTCCAGATGTCTGTAAAACGCCGCCATGTATTCCTGTGCCTTATCCTGTTGTGGCTTTTTTAAAAGATTCAGATAAAGTTCAAGACAATGTAAAAGCCAATCAACATCCCTTTGTATTACATAATAAAAGTTGTGTCACGACCACATGGGGTGATCAGCTTGGTATTTTAAAAGGCATTAAAAGCCAGACGGTTGGGGCTGAATGTTATCCCATAGATAAAAGTAGTAGTTTCCGCGTGAATGGCAAATGGACTGTACGTGCCGACGATGCCTTTTGGATGAATGGCAATGATGGTGTTAGCGGAAATACCCGTGGTAAGGTCGTTAAGATTCCATCCATGAAAGAAATGCTGACCAAAGCACTCGATGTTTTACAGGTCGGCTTGGATATTGTCGGGCTCATTCCAGGCATTGGTGAAATTGCTGACGGTATTAACGCAGTGATTTATTTAGCGCGTGGTGATTATGTGAATGCAGCATTATCTGGTGCAGCCATGATTCCATTTGCAGGTTGGGCAGCAACAGGTGCGAAAGCTGCCAATAAAACCATTAAAGCTACAAAGGCTGGTGCAAAAGCCGCAGAAGCTGCAGCAAAAATTAAAAAAGGTGCCAATGCTGTTGGGGCAAAAATTAAAGGTTTCTGGGATAAACTCAAATGTCCTAAATGTAAGCCATTTCAAATTATAAAAGGTAGACCAGTCAACTCTATTTATGGCTCTAAATTGTTATTGGGGGATACTGATACCGATTTTGTACTCAATTCTGCATTTCCCTTGCAGTGGACGCGTAGCTATTCCAGCGATAGTCCTGTAGGGACTCAGGATTTTTCAACAGCGTGGTATGGTCAGGGTTGGGATACGCCATACAGTATTCAAATTAAAGTCCGTCCAGCTTTAGAGAAAATTGAGATTTTACTGCCTTTAGGTCAAGTGATTCCTTGTCCTTATTTGGAGCCTGGTGACAGTCATTATATTTTACAATATGACTTGAGCATTGTACGTGAAGTTGTTGCTACTGATAGCTTGGACGAACAAGAGTTTCGTTTCCGTCTATGTACGGGGCAACTTGAATCTGCAACTCAATTTTATGAGTTCCATCATCAAGTTGAAAATACGTCGAGTAAACCTGAACATTTGGTGCTTTGTACAGGCAATTATGATGTGTTGGGTAATCGGATTGGTTTGGAGTATTTATATAAAGATGAGGTGCGTCAGCATTATCCAAGTCACATCTATGACTCGCTTGACCGTATTTTGACATTGGATTTTATTGAAATTCAAGGTCAGGTTCGTTTACGTGAAATTAAACATTTACAAGGTTTGTCGGAGCTTGAAGAGGTTAATCCGAAGCATACGGGTATTGCGCTAGCTATAGCTGAGCGTATTTTCCGCGCTGAACAATTGGCACAACAGGAACTCATGGATTTAGATGATTTCGTGAGTGCCAAGGTATTAGCACGATACGAATATTCTAAAGATGCCGATTTAATTAAAGTGTTCGTGGATGACAGCGCAGTTGAAGCAACACAGCCAGAACAGTTTAAATTACGCTTAAACCGTCAGTTTGAATGGAACAACCATATTATGACGGCACACCATGTTGTGGGTGGTGTGAGCAGTTATTATGAATATGACGAATACAGCATAAAAGGCAAGGTAACACGCCACTGGATCAACACGGGTGAAGAGTTCCTGTTTAAATATGAAACGGGTTATACCGATGTGATTTCCGCACCCAATACTGACATTCAACAAACCGAGCGTTTCTATTTTGATGAATACAATTATTTAACCCAATACGTAAATAGTTTGGGGCAATCAGAATATTACGACTATAACAATAAACAGCAACTAATTCGTAAAACCGATGCCGATGGTGGTATCACTGAGTATCAATATACAGGCGCCAATATTTCTAAAATCCGCAGTCTCATTGAATACAACAGCACCACCGAAATGCCAGAGTGGCGAGAAGTCTCATTAACATGGAAAGATGGTCGTCTTGTGGGTATTACCGACCCTTTAGGCAATACTGAAAGCACCATGTTCGATGTTGCGGGCCAACCTTTGGTGATGACCAATGCCTTAGGACATCAGACCCAAATTAAATACAACCCAACGGGTATGGCGTATCAGATTACCGATGCCAAAGGTGGGCATAAACGTCTGCTGTGGGATATGTATGGCAATTTGCTTAAATATCAGGACTGTAGTGGTAAAACCACCCAATATGCTTACGATGCTTATGGACGTTTGACTGAAGTTGAAAATGCTTTGGGGCATAAGACACAGTTCAACTATTTTGCCCATCAACAACAACCGAGTGAAATTCATTACCCAGATGGCAGTACTGAACACTTCAAATATGATGGGCTTGAACGTTTAATTGAATATCGAGATGCCTTAGGACGCACCACACGTTATGACTATAGTGTCGATGATTTGCCTATACGTCGTATTGATGCTGCACATGGGATTGTAATTTATCACTATGATGCCTTACGCCGATTTGTCGGATTAACCAATGAAAATGGCAAAACATGGACACTTGAATATGATGCTGCCAATCAACTGATTGCTGAAACCACTTTTGATCAGGTACGTTCAGAATATGAATATAGTCCTGCAGGACATTTAATTAAGCATCGTCAATTCACTGATCATAAAAAAGTCCGTTATAGCACTGTGTTTCAACGTGATTTACTGGGTCAATTGCGTGAACAATATATCGTTGATCATCAAGATTTAAGCGAGAAAAAACGGACTCGTTATGACTATGACGTTGCAGGCCAATTGATTGAAGCACGCAATGCGGACAGTCATGTCAAACTGAGCTATGACGCACTGGGACAACTCAGCAAAGAACAATTGATTGCGCATTGGTTTAATACCACAACAAAAGAACATGTCAAACGTTCGCACAGCCTAACGCATTTATATGATGAATTGGGTAACCGCATTGAAACCACTTTGCCTGATGGTCGTAAACTAAAAACCATGTATTACGGTTCTGGACATGCATGGAATTACGCGCTTGAAGACAGTCACGGCATTCATGAGATTTCTAGTTTAGAACGTGATGATTTACACCAAGAAATTTCAAGGACGCAAGGGCAATTGGCGAGTCAATTTAGGCTCGACACGATGGGTCGGTTGATAGAGCAACAAGTGCATGATGAACGTGGCCGTCAAGAAAAACGGATTGAACGGTTGTATCAGTATGACAAAGCAGGTCAGCTGAAAGAGATTTTAGACAAGCGTTTTGTCAGTCAAGATCATGTTTGGCAACGTACGCAGAACTATCACTATGATGTCTTGTCACGTTTAACTGCCAGTGAGTTGAGTACACTGGGTAAGAGTGAAAATTACATCCAAATGCGTGAGCGTTTTGCCTTTGACCCTGCAAGCAATATTTTGCCGATTGCACATCAAGGTCAAGACAATGCGGTACAGGATAAAAACAATAAGATTGAAGACAACCGTGTACGTCATATTGAGCAAGAGCATCAAACCGTGCATTACCAATATGATGACTTGGGTCGTATTATCCATAAACAGATTCATATAAAAGATAAACAGGCTTTTGGTCATATACGCCAGCAACTCAGTCAGCAACATGTGTTGAATCAGTTTACGTCACGACAAATTGAGTTACAGTGGGACGAGCAGAATCAATTGCAATCATCAACATCAGTAAAACCTGATGGTCGTGGCGGTCAAGATGTGATTCACACGCAATATTGCTATGACCCTTTTGGGCGACGTATTGCCAAACAGAGTCAGGTCTATAAAAAGACCTTTTTCCAAAAAGCACCGTCGCATTCGCAAAGTTATGGCAACCAACTGACTGCTGCACCGAAAAAGCATGAACAATTGCAACGGGTGCATGTCTACGCCATTTGGAGTGTTTGGGATGGCAACCGTATTTTGCAAGATCATCATGGTCAGCATGTGTTTACCACCGTGTATGAAGCCGACAGTTTTGTACCCTTGGCGCGATTGTTGTGGTTGCAAGACAGTTTAACTGTCGCCGCTAATGATGCAACGCCACAGGTTGATGCTGAACAGTTTGAAGAATTGAAACAGGTTGCATTTAAGCAATTGGATGGTTTTGAAAGTTTAAATACTCAAGACCTTCAATTCAAAATTGCAGCCAACGATGCGCCATCTGCACAGCATCCGCATCAGGTGTATTGGTATCAGAATGATCATTTGGGAACGCCGAAAGAACTGACCTCTAATGCTGGCAATATTGAATGGGAAGCGGTGTATCAAGCGTGGGGAAATACCGTTACTGTTGAATGGCAGGAAGTCGCCAAGGCGCAAGACTTTGAAGCCATTGAACTGAATGAGCTTGAAAAAGCGTATTTATTACAGCCACATCGCTTCCAAGGTCAGATTTATGATGTAGAAACAGGTTTACACTATAACCGTTTCCGTTATTATGACCCTGATGCTGGAAGGTTTATTAGCCATGATCCGATAGGGTTGTTGGGCGGAGATAATCATTTTCAGTATGCGCCGAATCCGGTGGAGTGGGTGGATGCTTTAGGCTTGAGTTTTATAAAGCATATCTTTCACGGTGAGATTAATAAAAAAGGTAAAGCTGTAGGTTTTCATCATCAAGGATCTATTGGGCATAATGGTAAAGCAAGGATTGTGTCTATAATATCGCCTCCTAATGGTCAAGGTTTTTTCAAAGCTAAAGTTGAAATATTTAATTCAAAAACAGGACAATGGGTTTCCAAAATAGCACCTTCTACATTTTTCCCAGATAGTTGGAGTAGAAAAAAAGTCTTAGATGAAATTAATTCTGCATTCAGTTCTTGCGGAAATGTTGGTAAAAGTGAAAAATGGTCAGGTGTATCAAGTACTGGAACCAGAATTGACGGTTATACTGATAAATTTGGTAACATTGCTACAGCATTTCCTAAACTATAG
- a CDS encoding DUF2169 family type VI secretion system accessory protein, which translates to MNLENQTPFPALMYSAADPDRQEHDIVVMKVSYKILRHDENSWGLELISDGSVPLCLADEFWGEMGQSSVKVESDLAPYKPMCDVILNGTAYTPNAKEMTAIAVRLKLSHPEKPEQIPEPQKPQPLNPTMPLTDEQVERWQHEKLRHQQAMANQKIKYKTQLEKTLSILGESVFKPNALLPGWKRTSLSTFTELPIRWEYAFGGTNTIYKYADDTAEPLYNQTCFTNPIGTGWIENDYFSECEKVNAKYRTRHEKIEDYKMIKAPRIEYHLQRQPKPAFVKHPKRGDLNAKQMAQISQNYPYQPAGFGYLGRPWSPRIALAGTYDEKWLEEQHPYPPQDIDYGYWNAAPTDQQIEFFYPNARLELWNLTKPEFSHKGYVCIDFPGHRPYITMHFKTGEVVPFPMITDTVLIDTDNMIISLTHKAWIRADTAPLHHVETRFSDEAEGALFIFPEEQQDKKDQDLEHLDHQNKERRHG; encoded by the coding sequence ATGAATTTAGAGAATCAAACGCCATTTCCTGCATTGATGTATTCTGCAGCAGATCCAGATCGTCAAGAACATGACATTGTGGTGATGAAGGTCAGCTATAAAATACTGCGCCATGATGAAAATAGCTGGGGTTTAGAATTAATTTCAGATGGTTCAGTGCCTTTGTGTCTAGCGGATGAATTCTGGGGAGAAATGGGTCAATCCAGCGTTAAAGTTGAGAGTGATCTTGCCCCTTATAAGCCGATGTGTGATGTCATTTTAAATGGTACGGCGTATACACCCAATGCTAAGGAAATGACAGCCATTGCTGTACGTTTGAAGTTAAGTCATCCTGAAAAACCTGAACAGATCCCTGAGCCACAAAAACCCCAGCCGCTGAATCCCACCATGCCATTAACTGATGAGCAGGTAGAACGTTGGCAACATGAAAAATTGCGCCATCAGCAGGCCATGGCAAATCAAAAAATCAAGTATAAAACCCAACTAGAAAAAACCTTAAGTATTTTAGGCGAAAGCGTTTTTAAACCGAATGCCTTACTGCCAGGTTGGAAAAGAACTTCATTATCCACCTTTACTGAATTACCTATTCGTTGGGAATATGCCTTTGGTGGCACAAATACCATCTATAAATATGCAGATGATACAGCTGAACCTTTATATAACCAAACCTGTTTTACCAATCCGATTGGCACAGGATGGATAGAAAACGATTATTTCAGTGAGTGCGAAAAGGTCAATGCCAAGTACCGAACACGGCATGAGAAAATTGAAGATTATAAAATGATCAAAGCGCCACGCATTGAATATCACCTACAACGTCAGCCGAAACCTGCATTTGTAAAACACCCCAAAAGGGGGGATTTAAATGCAAAGCAAATGGCACAGATCAGTCAAAATTATCCCTATCAACCTGCGGGTTTTGGCTATTTAGGTCGTCCATGGTCACCTCGAATCGCTTTGGCAGGAACTTATGATGAAAAATGGTTAGAAGAACAGCATCCATACCCCCCGCAGGATATCGATTACGGCTATTGGAATGCAGCACCGACCGATCAGCAAATTGAATTTTTTTATCCGAACGCACGTCTAGAACTTTGGAATTTAACCAAGCCTGAGTTTTCTCACAAAGGTTATGTATGTATCGATTTTCCTGGACATCGCCCTTATATCACCATGCATTTTAAAACGGGCGAAGTGGTTCCATTTCCAATGATCACGGACACGGTCCTGATTGATACAGATAATATGATCATCAGCCTGACCCATAAAGCATGGATTCGAGCAGATACTGCACCATTGCATCATGTGGAAACTCGTTTTAGTGACGAGGCGGAAGGCGCGTTATTTATTTTCCCAGAAGAACAACAAGACAAAAAAGATCAAGATCTTGAGCATCTAGATCATCAGAATAAGGAACGTCGTCATGGCTGA